Proteins found in one Arachis stenosperma cultivar V10309 chromosome 8, arast.V10309.gnm1.PFL2, whole genome shotgun sequence genomic segment:
- the LOC130946097 gene encoding uncharacterized protein LOC130946097, translated as MPRENARGNREKTPSRIPSPSDLPRHRHASISAVDLFHRRAELWKEGSECDGKGRHLPPLFHRQIRVTATNCRCSGCRKPPPSLCLLGLNSDDFISKLRLQFDHRSFWPLSEMPPGHLGIVAVPFCSYCRIELSGLPVAIKVVSAIVEVSRPAIEAAVGFRRRGMVLVTPLVYGFNFRALSFQEPDGEALRRVILRLVYMLLY; from the exons ATGCCAAGGGAGAACGCTCGCGGGAATAGGGAGAAGACGCCGTCGAGAATCCCGTCACCGTCAGATCTGCCTCGTCACCGCCATGCTTCCATCAGCGCCGTAGATCTGTTTCATCGCCGAGCTGAGCTATGGAAGGAAGGGTCAGAATGTGATGGGAAAGGGAGACACCTTCCACCGCTGTTCCACCGCCAGATCCGTGTCACCGCCACGAACTGCCGCTGTTCTGGCTGCCGGAAGCCGCCGCCGAGCCTTTGCCTTCTTG GATTGAATTCCGACGATTTTATATCAAAGTTAAGGTTACAGTTCGACCATCGGAGTTTCTGGCCGCTGTCGGAGATGCCGCCGGGTCATCTCGGGATTGTAGCTGTTCCATTTTGCTCTTACTGTAG GATTGAGTTATCGGGATTGCCTGTTGCAATTAAAGTTGTTTCTGCTATTGTGGAAGTGAGCAGACCTGCGATTGAGGCTGCAGTTGGTTTCAGGCGGAGAGGAATGGTTCTTGTGACGCCTTTAGTTTATGGGTTCAACTTTCGAG cttTATCTTTTCAGGAACCAGATGGAGAGGCATTAAGAAGAGTTATACTGCGTCTGGTTTATATGTTATTGTATTAA